One Vicinamibacteria bacterium genomic window, AGGACGATTTGTCCTAATCGGAGCGAGGCACGTCGTCGTAATTCGTTGATACAAAATAAGTTCTGCGCCAGGAGTCGATGAGCTCAGCAAGCCGGAGCGCGAGAAGCGCGACGGGGAAAACGAGCCATGCCGCCGACACGACGCGTTGGCCGGTGACGGAATAGGCGACCAGCATCCAGAGAGCCGAGCCCGTGATCAGGAGCAAGACGAACGTCGTCTGAGCCGGGGTGGCTGGCAGTAACCGGAGGAAGGCAAAGGCCGATAGGAGAAGCAGAAGCAAGCTCACCCATTGTCCGGGGGTCGGGAGCAGGACGGCTCCCCGGGACATGGGAGCGACCTCCAGCCAGTCGACGCCGAGCCCGAAGTCGGGTGGGAGGTGGCTCGGCGGCTCGTCCCCGCCTTGGACGGCGAGCGTGATCCGGAGAGGACCACTCTCGGCGACGTCCTGAGGAACGATCGCCCGTATCCCGCCCCAAGGGTAGGACGTCTTCGTAAATAAGAAGTCACGAATATGGTGGTCGTTGACCCTCAGGACCACCGTACCCTGCTGGCCGAACCGATGACAACGAATCGTGAGAACGATGGGACTTCGAACGGCGTGAAACGGAAGGTGGAAACTCGTCTCTCTCTTGGTCAGCCGTCCCACGAATTCTCGAACTTCGACCGATCCATCAGGATTCCGGAATGGGCCGGACAACCTCACCGGCGGATAGAACGCCGTTGGATCCCCGAGGAAGGCACCATCCCATCGCCCGATTCCAAAATGCAACGCGGGATTTTGCTGGTATGCGAGAAAATAGGCCGGCAGGGACATCACCATCAACCCGAGGGAAGGCAGATGGGGAAACCGGGTGAGGATTCGCGCCAAGGCCAAAACCAGTCTCAGACGGGTTTTACATTCAGGGCACGAGGACCTCGGGGTCCGGCGGTCATGTCGAACTCGACCGCCTGGCCTTCGGCCAACGAACGAAGGCTGCTCGGTACGATGGCAGCGCCGTCGACATATACGTCCGGCCCGTCATCACGCATAATGAATCCGTAGCCTTCGCGTTCATCGAACCATTTCACCGTGCCTCGCGCCATGGGTGGAATGAATTATGGTTCTCCTGCCGCACAGACGTCAATGTCAATATTCTCGAATAGGCTGAGCTGGAACCTCGAGGAGAACGAGCTGTCCCGAGCCCTCAGGCGCAAGCGAGAGGAGAACCACCCGGTCTCCGACCTCACGGTTTCCAATCCGACCCGTGCGGGCTTGAGTTACCCGGGTGAAGAAATTCTGAACGCGCTGGCCCGAGCGGAGGCCCTGGTCTACGAACCGTCGGCGAAGGGGCACTTGCCCGCGCGCGAAGCGGTCGCGCGTTACTACGCAGACCGCGGCTGCGCGATCCACGCTGACGACGTCGTCCTGACGGCGAGCACCAGCGAAGCCTACGGGCACGTCTTCAAGCTCCTGTGTGACGCGGGAGACGAGGTCCTTGTTCCCGAGCCGAGCTACCCTCTGCTGCGCTTTCTCGCGGCCCTGGACGAGGTAAAGAGCATTGCCTACCCGTTGCGGCTCGAAGACGGGTGGCGCATCGATCTGGCGTCGCTTGCCTCACTCATCTCACCGCGTAC contains:
- a CDS encoding cold-shock protein produces the protein MARGTVKWFDEREGYGFIMRDDGPDVYVDGAAIVPSSLRSLAEGQAVEFDMTAGPRGPRALNVKPV